A window of Ruminiclostridium herbifermentans genomic DNA:
TACTTGTGTAACGGATAAAAGTGATGTGTAAATGGGAATACCTTTTTATACAATTTAGAATTCATAGATTTACTTGTATGATGCATTTAAATTTAACTGCATCAATGCATTCCTTTCTTAATATTTGTGTATATGTAAAAAAAAAACATTATGTTTTTTATACTTATAGCCCTTCTTGTAATTCTACCGATTTCATTAGTTTTTTTGTGTATGGACCCGGTTCACAAATTAAATGTCCTCCGATAACCTGATACTCTCCGCAAATTTTATTTAATGTAAACTTACCTGTCTCGAACAACTTAATTGCCATTTCTTCACAATAGCCACATTCTTGACAGCTTTTATCGTAACAATTCATAGGATGGTGATCAAAAAAGTATTGCAATGACTTGTTATCAATTGAAAAAAGATGTTCACAGTTATTCTCAAAATTAGGAGGTGTCGTTCCAAGAATCTCCATAATGTTACCATCATAATTCCCACTAATATAAGATAAAAGGCACTTCTTCGTCCATTGAGGGTTTTTACTTCTTCCAGATATCTTGAAATTAGATATACCAAGTTTGCAGTAATAGTTTATATCCTCTGGGCGAACCCAGCAGGCCTTAAGAAATTCCTCAGGATGTAAAATTCTTTTAAGAATACAATTATTCATATACCAATCAATTGAGTTAGGCAATACATCTTTAGTTTGACTTTGATAATGAACATATCTAGTTTTACACTGATACAAACAAGTTTCTGTAAGCATTAATTCTAAATCAATGTTTCGCCCTTTGCAGTACTCTAACATCTCTTGTAAATGTCTAGGATTGCGGGGCGCATCGTTGCCTAATGCTACTCTATTGAATTTTAGACCCTCTAGTTTTCTTAAATCATTTACTGTCATTACATTATAAATTGTAGAAATTTTTACATCTACATGCGGATAATAAGAATTAACTATTTCTACCAACTCAGGTACTGCAATAGTTACATAGCAAACTTCCAAGTCTTCTATCACGTATTTAATGTATGCAAGCGTTTCTTTTAAAAAATCATGTTCTTGTAGCCTTTTACTATCAAATGCACCATTAAACAAATAGTTGAACCGTACTCCTTTCTCCTTCAGAGCAGTAATATGATTCTTCGCGTCCTGTATATTAATATTGGGAACCGCGTAAGGAGATCTTCCATGCCCGATTATGGAATGGGGTAGTGCTCCATAAACATCATGTAACTTATGCTTTTCATTGAATAGGCACACAATATCAAGCATCGCATCTGTGTCCCACTGCGTTGCAATAGAGTAGTTTATCAAGCTGCACGCCTCCTTATAATAAATGACCCGAGAATCGGGTCACTAGATTTTAATAAAATATTAAATTTGCAGAAATAAATCATAATATTCCTTTTCTTGTACATATATATCACACAATAAGTTTTTTAGATTATCATATAATACAGAAGTATTCTTCTTATTTGAACAATAAAACATATATAAGTCTCTTCTAAAAGTTTTCCAACACTTCAGAGTTTTGTCATTTAATTCGTTTAGTTCTTTATATGGAGGTTCAAATAACAATGCTAATTTGTGCTTTTCTACAAGCTTAAAATTCGCTATATCGTTTAATTGTAGAATTACATTATCTATATTATCCACTAAGCTTTTAACATTGAAAACTTCTATATAGGTATTAAATTCACAAAGTCCTTGATAAATCTTTTGATGATAAGTCTTCTTTATATCAATTGCATATTTTTTAAGCGCGAGTAGGTCTACATTACTATTATTATTGAAACTATATGAAGATAGACAGTAAAAGAAATCTTCTGCTTCACATGTATCATATGACTTGAGTCCAAATTTAAGATCATCATAACTAATTTTAAAATCCGAATATGTTAAGGATTCATCATTAATCTGGTCTATAACATAATATACTTTTTCTTGTTCATCATAACCCTTTATCAGAAAAGGGTGAAGAACATGCTTCTTTTTATATGTATCATTACGATATGGCATATAATAACAATCGATTATAGCAATAACAGGGTGTGTGAGTGCTATTTCCTTATTTATAAATGTTAAATCTGGTTGCTTATCATAAATCCTTACTTCCAATCCAGCCTTAACTGCAAGATTTATAAGCATCTCTTTTTCGTTTGAAGATTCCAAAGCATCTATATAGTTAAATTCTAATTGATTTTTTTCAGATAAGTGGTAATAACCATCAGTATAGCCTAAAATATGAAGCAAATTAATTTTATAATACTCCAATATTGAAAAAAAAGAATTGTATAAGCAAGATTTA
This region includes:
- a CDS encoding BtrH N-terminal domain-containing protein, with product MSKVIEGLMPFNKFFYKSCLYNSFFSILEYYKINLLHILGYTDGYYHLSEKNQLEFNYIDALESSNEKEMLINLAVKAGLEVRIYDKQPDLTFINKEIALTHPVIAIIDCYYMPYRNDTYKKKHVLHPFLIKGYDEQEKVYYVIDQINDESLTYSDFKISYDDLKFGLKSYDTCEAEDFFYCLSSYSFNNNSNVDLLALKKYAIDIKKTYHQKIYQGLCEFNTYIEVFNVKSLVDNIDNVILQLNDIANFKLVEKHKLALLFEPPYKELNELNDKTLKCWKTFRRDLYMFYCSNKKNTSVLYDNLKNLLCDIYVQEKEYYDLFLQI
- a CDS encoding U32 family peptidase, producing MINYSIATQWDTDAMLDIVCLFNEKHKLHDVYGALPHSIIGHGRSPYAVPNINIQDAKNHITALKEKGVRFNYLFNGAFDSKRLQEHDFLKETLAYIKYVIEDLEVCYVTIAVPELVEIVNSYYPHVDVKISTIYNVMTVNDLRKLEGLKFNRVALGNDAPRNPRHLQEMLEYCKGRNIDLELMLTETCLYQCKTRYVHYQSQTKDVLPNSIDWYMNNCILKRILHPEEFLKACWVRPEDINYYCKLGISNFKISGRSKNPQWTKKCLLSYISGNYDGNIMEILGTTPPNFENNCEHLFSIDNKSLQYFFDHHPMNCYDKSCQECGYCEEMAIKLFETGKFTLNKICGEYQVIGGHLICEPGPYTKKLMKSVELQEGL